A single Desulfuromonas sp. DNA region contains:
- a CDS encoding formylglycine-generating enzyme family protein: MAAKPLWIWIGIVAALLAAGCAGNKQQMAPANYARDLTTGMEFVLAPAGCFPMGDLWESGSKSEGPVHEVCLDAFYMGKYEVTQGQWKAVMGENPAYFQKGDDHPVEQVSIDDAREFIERLNRKSGRGYRLPTEAEWEYACRSGGKREPFCGSDQPSEVAWFDRTGGGSTQPVGQKRPNGLGLFDMSGNVWEFSSDLYGEDYYATSPRNNPQGPVEGTYSVKRGGSWSINPRFLRSTVRGRTDFDTRHYSTGFRIAFPAVP; the protein is encoded by the coding sequence ATGGCAGCAAAACCTCTGTGGATATGGATCGGGATCGTGGCGGCACTTCTGGCCGCCGGCTGCGCCGGCAACAAGCAACAGATGGCGCCCGCGAACTACGCCAGGGACCTCACCACCGGAATGGAGTTCGTGCTGGCCCCAGCGGGGTGCTTTCCCATGGGGGACCTGTGGGAGAGCGGAAGCAAAAGTGAAGGGCCGGTGCACGAGGTGTGCCTCGACGCCTTCTACATGGGCAAGTACGAGGTCACCCAGGGGCAGTGGAAAGCGGTGATGGGCGAGAACCCGGCCTATTTCCAGAAGGGCGACGACCATCCCGTGGAGCAGGTCTCCATCGACGACGCCCGGGAGTTCATCGAGAGACTGAATCGCAAAAGCGGCAGGGGCTACCGCCTGCCGACCGAGGCCGAGTGGGAATACGCCTGCCGCAGCGGGGGAAAAAGGGAGCCTTTCTGCGGCAGCGACCAGCCGTCGGAGGTGGCCTGGTTCGACCGCACCGGAGGGGGAAGCACCCAACCGGTCGGGCAGAAACGCCCGAACGGGCTGGGGTTGTTCGACATGAGCGGCAATGTGTGGGAATTCAGCTCCGACCTGTACGGGGAAGACTACTATGCAACCAGTCCCCGCAACAACCCCCAGGGCCCAGTTGAAGGTACCTACAGCGTCAAGCGCGGCGGAAGCTGGAGCATCAACCCCCGGTTCCTGCGCTCGACCGTCCGCGGCAGGACTGATTTCGACACCCGCCACTACTCCACCGGGTTCCGGATCGCCTTTCCCGCCGTCCCCTGA
- the trpS gene encoding tryptophan--tRNA ligase has translation MRVLSGIQPSGSLHLGNYFGMMKKMIEYQEKEELFCFIANYHAQTSLSDGKKLAVGTLEAAANFLALGMDPEKSTFWVQSDVPEVQELAWVLSNFTPMGLLERCHSYKDKVANKIKPNHGLFAYPVLMTADILMFHSDKVPVGKDQKQHVEVARDVAIKFNNEYGEIFTLPEPEIDQDVATVPGLDGRKMSKSYGNTIDLFLEEKALRKQIMRIVTDPTPVEDPKDPDTCNVFQIYRLFVDKEQEAALRSHYEAGGLGYGEVKQELFETVRDFFAPYTERRNELIADKDGLRKTLAAGAEKARWAAAKTLRKVRKKTGLTY, from the coding sequence ATGCGCGTACTCTCGGGAATTCAACCTTCCGGCTCCCTGCACCTGGGCAACTACTTCGGCATGATGAAGAAGATGATCGAATACCAGGAGAAGGAGGAGCTCTTCTGCTTCATCGCCAACTACCACGCCCAGACGAGTCTCTCCGACGGCAAAAAGCTGGCCGTGGGGACCCTGGAGGCGGCGGCCAACTTCCTCGCCCTCGGCATGGACCCCGAGAAGAGCACTTTCTGGGTGCAGTCGGACGTGCCGGAGGTGCAGGAGCTGGCCTGGGTCCTCTCCAACTTCACCCCCATGGGGCTGCTCGAGCGCTGCCACAGCTACAAGGACAAGGTCGCCAACAAGATAAAGCCGAACCACGGCCTCTTCGCCTATCCGGTGCTGATGACCGCCGACATCCTGATGTTCCATAGCGACAAGGTCCCCGTCGGCAAGGACCAGAAGCAGCACGTGGAGGTGGCCCGGGACGTCGCCATCAAGTTCAACAACGAATACGGCGAAATCTTCACCCTCCCCGAGCCGGAGATCGACCAGGACGTGGCCACCGTCCCCGGCCTCGACGGCAGAAAAATGAGCAAGAGCTACGGCAACACCATCGACCTCTTCCTCGAGGAGAAGGCCCTGCGCAAGCAGATCATGCGCATCGTCACCGACCCGACCCCGGTGGAGGACCCCAAGGACCCGGACACCTGCAACGTCTTCCAGATCTACCGCCTGTTCGTGGACAAGGAGCAGGAGGCCGCCCTGCGCAGTCACTACGAGGCGGGTGGCCTGGGCTACGGAGAGGTGAAGCAGGAGCTGTTCGAGACCGTGCGCGACTTCTTCGCCCCCTATACCGAGCGGCGGAACGAACTGATCGCCGACAAGGACGGGTTGCGCAAGACCCTGGCGGCCGGCGCCGAGAAGGCCCGCTGGGCGGCGGCCAAGACCCTGCGCAAAGTGAGGAAGAAAACGGGGTTGACCTACTAA
- a CDS encoding DUF4177 domain-containing protein: MVRYKVVETSLVTDETLEDILNEWAGQGWTFEGVQLAMREASKRPAMAFVLFTRSSDE; the protein is encoded by the coding sequence ATGGTACGCTACAAAGTCGTGGAAACGAGCCTGGTAACCGATGAGACCCTGGAGGACATTCTCAACGAGTGGGCCGGGCAGGGCTGGACCTTCGAAGGGGTTCAGTTAGCCATGCGCGAGGCGAGCAAGCGGCCTGCCATGGCTTTTGTTCTTTTCACCCGGTCCTCCGACGAGTGA